One genomic region from Microcella humidisoli encodes:
- a CDS encoding MarR family winged helix-turn-helix transcriptional regulator gives MPPEDDHGVEALELWLAARALSSRLESRLDAQLRAHSGFSAATYAVLCALRRPDDAISQQAVADGLGLDKSSVSRRIKEAAALGLVTVEPSTSSRRENAVSITAAGIAAIDLGDRLLAELARGIDAAEARGLAAALHRQFVDP, from the coding sequence GTGCCCCCCGAAGACGACCACGGCGTCGAGGCGCTCGAGCTGTGGCTCGCGGCGCGGGCCCTCAGCTCGCGCCTCGAGAGTCGACTCGACGCCCAGCTGCGCGCCCACTCGGGCTTCTCGGCCGCTACCTACGCCGTGCTCTGCGCACTGCGTCGCCCCGACGACGCCATCAGCCAGCAAGCCGTCGCCGACGGTCTGGGGCTCGACAAGAGCAGCGTCAGCCGCCGCATCAAGGAAGCCGCCGCGCTCGGACTCGTGACCGTCGAGCCGTCGACGAGCTCGCGTCGCGAGAACGCCGTGTCGATCACCGCGGCCGGCATCGCCGCCATCGACCTCGGCGATCGACTGCTGGCCGAACTCGCCCGCGGCATCGACGCCGCCGAGGCGCGCGGGCTCGCCGCGGCCCTGCACCGCCAATTCGTCGACCCCTGA
- a CDS encoding dihydrofolate reductase family protein translates to MRQLIYYIATSIDGMIAEVDGSTERFTSDPSALAALAERYPQSFPTAFHEQLGITEAARSSPWSTVIMGRETFEPARRAGMRSPYAHLNQYVVSTTLGREIEPEVTLINEDPVAAVRELKAIAPGDIWLCGGGRLAHVLGDEIDRLIVKVNPFVAGVGRPLFAGPITGSAWALVGTHALPAGIVVLEYEREAA, encoded by the coding sequence ATGCGCCAGCTCATCTACTACATCGCCACGAGCATCGACGGCATGATCGCGGAGGTCGATGGTTCGACCGAGCGCTTTACCAGCGACCCGAGCGCCCTGGCCGCGCTCGCCGAACGGTATCCGCAGTCGTTCCCGACGGCGTTCCACGAGCAGCTCGGCATCACCGAGGCCGCGCGATCGTCGCCATGGAGCACGGTGATCATGGGCCGCGAGACGTTCGAGCCCGCACGACGAGCGGGCATGCGGTCTCCCTACGCCCACCTCAATCAGTACGTCGTCTCGACGACATTGGGGCGGGAGATCGAGCCGGAGGTCACGCTCATCAACGAGGACCCGGTCGCCGCCGTGCGTGAGCTCAAGGCGATCGCGCCTGGCGACATTTGGCTGTGCGGCGGCGGACGCCTTGCGCACGTGCTGGGCGACGAGATCGACCGACTGATCGTGAAGGTGAATCCTTTCGTCGCCGGTGTCGGACGGCCACTGTTCGCAGGACCGATCACCGGATCAGCGTGGGCGCTCGTGGGCACGCACGCGCTCCCCGCCGGAATCGTGGTGCTCGAGTACGAGCGCGAGGCCGCCTGA
- a CDS encoding glycoside hydrolase family 31 protein produces the protein MIRHRPFGSGHPYSVDTEQRSPVDPVAGEPLTLGVRVTPEVDAVTLQWDDGATITELALDRTERRSRGQAVDGGHLASAQARLARAARGFAVTLPAGDPRLTAGSAARYRFVGGPAAAPNGQRTRWFPVRVAGWHAAPDDAVAAGSGAGLLPGSVEVLDDGERVRRVRFALALAPGEHVAGFGERFDALDHRGASLDSMVFEQYKSQGAERKTYLPMPFAHVVGGRGWGFHVRTSRRVWFDIGESARDRLVIEAEVDSASDASGVVEVAAYTGSPHEVLDAFLAEVGRPEQLPDWVLRLWASGNEWNTQAEVMRQADAHREHGIPVGSIVIEAWSDESTFHIWRDAQYTPRTDGGPMRLADFTFPAEGAWPDPKGMVDELHARDIALLLWQIPLIKLRPHPRGQTRLDADAAIREGVLIREPGPDGRLRPYRNRGWWFPLGLMPDLTDERAAQWWTEKRRYLVDELGIDGFKTDGGEHAWGRELQYLDGRRGDEGNNTFPVAYAKAYGDLLRRAGKAPVTFSRAGFTGSQAHGAFWAGDENSTWEAFRWSLFAGLSATASGIFYWGWDIAGFSGEIPTAELYLRSMAAAAFVPIMQYHSEFNHHRTPSRDRTPWNIAERTGDARVLSGVRRLVQLRERLVPHLSAESAWAIEQGTSLMRPLFFNWPDDERLWNHPLQWMLGRSILISPVTTEGATSHTATLPAGEWVHAFSGEQVAGGGTHTTEVPWDEAPVYVRAADWPALREVFQP, from the coding sequence GTGATCCGCCACCGCCCCTTCGGTTCGGGCCACCCCTACTCGGTCGACACCGAGCAGCGCAGCCCGGTCGACCCGGTCGCGGGCGAACCGCTGACCCTCGGCGTGCGCGTCACGCCCGAGGTGGATGCCGTGACCCTGCAGTGGGACGACGGCGCGACGATCACCGAGCTGGCCCTCGATCGCACCGAGCGCCGGTCGCGCGGGCAGGCGGTCGACGGCGGCCACCTGGCGAGCGCGCAGGCACGGCTGGCGCGGGCCGCGCGCGGCTTCGCGGTGACGCTGCCGGCAGGCGACCCACGGCTCACGGCCGGCTCCGCCGCCCGCTACCGCTTCGTCGGCGGCCCGGCCGCGGCGCCGAACGGCCAGCGCACGCGCTGGTTCCCCGTGCGCGTCGCGGGCTGGCACGCCGCGCCCGACGACGCGGTCGCGGCCGGCTCCGGCGCGGGCCTCCTGCCCGGCAGCGTCGAGGTGCTCGACGACGGCGAGCGCGTGCGCCGCGTGCGGTTCGCGCTGGCGCTCGCCCCGGGCGAGCACGTGGCGGGGTTCGGCGAGCGCTTCGATGCGCTCGACCACCGCGGGGCATCCCTCGATTCGATGGTCTTCGAGCAGTACAAGTCGCAGGGCGCCGAGCGCAAGACCTACCTGCCGATGCCGTTCGCGCATGTCGTGGGCGGCCGCGGCTGGGGCTTCCACGTGCGCACGAGCCGCCGTGTGTGGTTCGACATCGGCGAGAGCGCCCGCGACCGCCTCGTGATCGAGGCCGAGGTCGACAGCGCGAGCGACGCATCCGGCGTCGTCGAGGTGGCGGCCTACACGGGTTCTCCGCACGAGGTGCTCGACGCCTTCCTCGCCGAGGTCGGGCGCCCCGAGCAGCTGCCCGACTGGGTGCTGCGGCTGTGGGCGAGCGGCAACGAGTGGAACACGCAGGCCGAGGTCATGCGGCAGGCCGACGCCCACCGCGAGCACGGCATTCCGGTCGGCAGCATCGTGATCGAGGCGTGGAGCGACGAGAGCACGTTCCACATCTGGCGCGACGCGCAGTACACCCCGCGCACCGACGGCGGGCCGATGCGTCTCGCCGACTTCACGTTCCCGGCCGAGGGCGCCTGGCCCGACCCCAAGGGCATGGTCGACGAGCTGCACGCGCGCGACATCGCGCTGCTGCTGTGGCAGATCCCGCTCATCAAGCTGCGCCCGCACCCGCGCGGGCAGACCCGGCTCGACGCCGACGCGGCGATCCGCGAGGGCGTGCTCATCCGCGAGCCCGGCCCCGACGGCCGGCTGCGGCCGTACCGCAACCGCGGCTGGTGGTTCCCGCTCGGGCTCATGCCCGACCTCACCGACGAGCGCGCGGCGCAGTGGTGGACCGAGAAGCGCCGCTACCTCGTCGACGAGCTCGGCATCGACGGTTTCAAGACCGACGGCGGAGAGCACGCCTGGGGCCGCGAGCTGCAGTACCTCGACGGGCGCCGCGGCGATGAGGGCAACAACACGTTCCCCGTCGCGTACGCGAAGGCGTACGGCGACCTGCTGCGGCGGGCCGGCAAGGCGCCCGTCACGTTCTCGCGCGCGGGGTTCACGGGCTCGCAGGCGCACGGCGCGTTCTGGGCGGGCGATGAGAACTCCACGTGGGAGGCGTTCCGCTGGTCGCTCTTCGCGGGCCTCAGCGCCACCGCGAGCGGCATCTTCTACTGGGGGTGGGACATCGCGGGCTTCAGCGGCGAGATCCCCACGGCCGAGCTCTACCTGCGCTCGATGGCGGCCGCGGCGTTCGTGCCGATCATGCAGTACCACTCCGAGTTCAACCACCACCGCACCCCGAGTCGCGACCGCACACCGTGGAACATCGCCGAGCGCACGGGCGACGCGCGCGTCCTGTCGGGCGTGCGCCGCCTCGTGCAGCTGCGCGAGCGCCTTGTTCCGCACCTGTCGGCCGAGAGCGCATGGGCCATCGAGCAGGGCACCTCGCTCATGCGACCCCTGTTCTTCAACTGGCCCGACGACGAGCGGCTGTGGAACCACCCGCTGCAGTGGATGCTCGGCCGCAGCATCCTGATCTCACCGGTCACGACCGAGGGGGCGACGTCGCACACCGCGACGCTGCCCGCGGGGGAGTGGGTGCACGCGTTCAGCGGCGAGCAGGTCGCGGGCGGCGGCACGCACACGACCGAGGTGCCGTGGGACGAGGCGCCGGTCTACGTGCGCGCGGCCGACTGGCCCGCGCTGCGGGAGGTGTTCCAGCCCTAG
- a CDS encoding GNAT family N-acetyltransferase produces MGDVTVRRLEARDAERWRELFTAYGVFYETDFDDAVLDGVWAWLMDAEHPLFCLVAEHAGRVVGFAHVREQPDTFTAGPGWFLDDLYTEPEVRGSGAGTALLAAIEQHARAHGGGTIRWITAADNERAQRVYDRVATRATWVTYELETTADAD; encoded by the coding sequence ATGGGCGACGTGACGGTGCGGCGCCTCGAGGCGCGCGACGCTGAGCGCTGGCGCGAGCTGTTCACGGCCTACGGCGTCTTCTACGAGACCGACTTCGACGACGCCGTGCTCGACGGCGTGTGGGCGTGGCTCATGGATGCGGAGCACCCGCTGTTCTGCCTCGTCGCCGAGCACGCCGGCCGGGTCGTGGGCTTCGCGCACGTGCGCGAGCAGCCCGACACCTTCACGGCCGGCCCCGGATGGTTCCTCGACGACCTGTACACCGAGCCCGAGGTGCGCGGCTCGGGCGCCGGCACGGCGCTGCTCGCGGCCATCGAGCAGCACGCCCGCGCGCACGGCGGTGGCACGATCCGCTGGATCACCGCGGCCGACAACGAGCGCGCACAGCGCGTCTACGATCGCGTCGCGACCCGCGCGACCTGGGTCACCTACGAGCTCGAGACGACCGCCGACGCCGACTGA
- a CDS encoding M3 family metallopeptidase, with the protein MSNPFLAPSTLPYQLPPFAEISDEHYAPAIEQGMTEQLAEIQNITRRRDMPTFENTMVPLESSGQLLTRVLRVFYNKASADSNDVTNALEEELAPKLAAHEDAIKLDSALYWRIAQLHEQLDALGLTDEQRYLVERHYTEMTLAGAGLDDGQKARLSELNARISTLETRFEKNLLADTNDLALVIDDPAELDGLTPGEISAAAQAAADRGLDGKYLVTLVLPTGHPWLESLTNREVRERIMTASRARGSRDSEHDNRPVLLEIVRLRAERAALLGFDSHAAFVTADQTAQTPDRVAEMLERLAPAAARNAAAEQAKLEALAGHPIAAHDWAHYSEKVRKAEYDIDLGELRPYFEAERVLQQGVFAAATKVYGITFTERSDLQGYHPEVRVFEVRNEDGSDLGLYLLDLYTRDSKRGGAWMNELIGQNSLLGHPTIVVNNLNVPKPAAGEPTLLTYDEVNTFFHEFGHALHGLFAHVTYPRFTGTNVYRDFVEFPSQVNEMWMLWPEIVNDYAVHHVTGEPIPADVLDRVRAAQLWGEGFATSEYLAAALLDQAWHTLSAEEAAAVTDVAAFEAAALARVGLDNSAVPTRYSSTYFAHTFSGGYDAGYYSYIWSEVLDADTVQWFEQNGGLTRANGDRFRQYVLGVGGTRDPLAAYRDFRGRDAVIEPLLQRRGLAA; encoded by the coding sequence ATGTCGAACCCGTTCCTCGCCCCGAGCACCCTGCCCTACCAGCTGCCGCCCTTCGCCGAGATCAGCGATGAGCACTACGCCCCCGCGATCGAGCAGGGCATGACCGAGCAGCTCGCCGAGATTCAGAACATCACCCGGCGTCGCGACATGCCGACCTTCGAGAACACGATGGTGCCGCTCGAGTCGAGCGGGCAGCTGCTGACGCGCGTGCTGCGCGTGTTCTACAACAAGGCCTCGGCCGACTCGAACGATGTCACGAACGCGCTCGAAGAAGAGCTCGCACCGAAGCTCGCCGCGCACGAAGACGCCATCAAGCTCGATTCGGCGCTCTACTGGCGCATCGCGCAGCTGCACGAGCAGCTCGACGCGCTCGGGCTCACCGATGAGCAGCGCTACCTCGTCGAGCGGCACTACACCGAGATGACCCTCGCGGGCGCGGGCCTCGACGACGGGCAAAAAGCGCGCCTGAGCGAGCTCAACGCGCGCATCTCCACTCTCGAAACCCGGTTCGAGAAGAACCTGCTCGCCGACACCAACGACCTCGCTCTCGTCATCGACGACCCCGCCGAGCTCGACGGTCTCACCCCCGGCGAGATCAGCGCCGCCGCGCAGGCCGCCGCCGACCGCGGCCTCGACGGCAAGTACCTCGTCACCCTCGTGCTGCCGACGGGCCACCCGTGGCTCGAGAGCCTGACGAACCGCGAGGTTCGGGAGCGCATCATGACCGCCTCGCGCGCCCGCGGGTCACGCGACAGCGAGCACGACAACCGCCCCGTGCTGCTCGAGATCGTGCGCCTGCGCGCCGAGCGCGCCGCCCTGCTCGGCTTCGACAGCCACGCCGCCTTCGTCACGGCCGACCAGACCGCGCAGACTCCCGACCGCGTCGCCGAGATGCTCGAGCGGCTCGCCCCCGCGGCCGCACGCAACGCCGCCGCCGAGCAGGCCAAGCTCGAGGCCCTCGCCGGCCACCCCATCGCGGCGCACGACTGGGCGCACTACAGCGAGAAGGTGCGCAAGGCCGAGTACGACATCGACCTCGGCGAACTGCGCCCCTACTTCGAGGCCGAGCGCGTGCTGCAGCAGGGCGTGTTCGCCGCCGCGACGAAGGTCTACGGCATCACCTTCACCGAGCGAAGCGACCTGCAGGGCTACCACCCGGAGGTGCGGGTGTTCGAGGTGCGCAACGAGGATGGATCCGACCTCGGGCTCTACCTGCTCGACCTCTACACCCGCGACAGCAAGCGCGGCGGAGCGTGGATGAACGAGCTCATCGGGCAGAACTCGCTGCTCGGGCATCCCACGATCGTCGTCAACAATCTCAACGTGCCCAAGCCCGCCGCGGGCGAGCCGACGCTGCTGACCTACGACGAGGTCAACACGTTCTTCCACGAGTTCGGGCACGCGCTGCACGGGCTCTTCGCGCACGTCACCTACCCGCGGTTCACCGGCACGAACGTGTACCGCGACTTCGTCGAGTTCCCCAGCCAGGTCAACGAGATGTGGATGCTCTGGCCCGAGATCGTCAACGACTACGCGGTGCACCACGTCACGGGCGAGCCGATTCCGGCCGACGTGCTCGACCGCGTGCGCGCCGCGCAGCTGTGGGGCGAGGGCTTCGCGACGAGCGAGTACCTCGCCGCAGCGCTGCTCGACCAGGCCTGGCACACGCTCAGCGCCGAGGAGGCCGCCGCCGTGACGGATGTCGCCGCCTTCGAAGCCGCCGCCCTCGCGCGCGTGGGCCTCGACAACTCCGCCGTGCCCACGCGCTACAGCTCGACGTACTTCGCCCACACGTTCTCGGGCGGCTACGACGCCGGCTACTACAGCTACATCTGGAGTGAGGTGCTCGACGCCGACACCGTGCAGTGGTTCGAGCAGAACGGCGGGCTCACGCGCGCCAACGGCGACCGGTTCCGGCAGTACGTGCTCGGCGTCGGCGGCACGCGCGACCCGCTCGCGGCGTACCGCGACTTCCGCGGGCGCGACGCCGTCATCGAGCCGCTGCTGCAGCGGCGCGGCCTCGCCGCGTAG
- a CDS encoding winged helix-turn-helix domain-containing protein: MGHDSSDTEGRTADLDGLKALAHPLRVQLIEALSTYGEDTASGLADRLGESSGATSYHLRQLEKHGYVREVEGRGTGRERWWERVPGPIHLGSAELDETEAGRAASRVIMREWLHHREAGLRDVIERGHEVLSPAWREALALQSASVHVTAEQLDELNHRIVDLIVDFARDHRGQRTPGSRPVHLQYYAFPVLDGVEIPADASTPATTLQKESRS; the protein is encoded by the coding sequence ATGGGACACGACAGCAGCGACACCGAAGGGCGCACGGCCGACCTCGACGGCCTCAAGGCGCTCGCGCATCCGCTGCGGGTGCAGTTGATCGAAGCGCTGTCGACCTACGGCGAAGACACGGCGAGCGGCCTCGCCGACCGGCTCGGCGAGTCGAGCGGTGCCACCAGTTACCACCTGCGCCAGCTCGAGAAGCACGGCTATGTGCGCGAGGTCGAAGGGCGCGGCACCGGTCGCGAGCGGTGGTGGGAGCGGGTTCCCGGCCCCATCCACCTCGGCAGCGCCGAGCTCGACGAGACCGAGGCGGGCCGCGCGGCGTCGCGCGTGATCATGCGCGAGTGGCTGCACCACCGCGAGGCGGGCCTGCGCGACGTCATCGAGCGCGGGCACGAGGTGCTCAGCCCCGCGTGGCGAGAAGCGCTGGCCCTTCAGTCCGCGAGCGTGCATGTCACCGCCGAGCAGCTCGATGAGCTGAACCATCGAATCGTCGACCTCATCGTCGACTTCGCTCGCGATCACCGCGGCCAGCGCACCCCCGGCTCACGGCCGGTGCACCTGCAGTACTACGCCTTCCCGGTTCTCGACGGCGTCGAGATCCCTGCCGACGCATCCACCCCCGCCACCACTCTTCAGAAAGAGAGCCGATCATGA
- a CDS encoding benzoate/H(+) symporter BenE family transporter: protein MLQPIIAGVIGALTGFASSFALVIAGLLAVGASPAEAASGLLALCIGQALLAGLLSWRFRLPLSFAWSTPGAALLVAAEGTTGSYGAAIGAFIVCGLLILVSGLWPWLGRTMTRIPMPLAGAMLAGILFPICIAPVTAVIEQPLLAAPVIVVWLLLVRWLPRWAVPAAMLVAIIGVVVSAGDDWMTGASLAPALTLTMPALDPLVIVSLGLPLYIVTMAGQNVPGFAVLSTLGYREVPARTMLAASGAATALTAPFGGYALNLAAITAALMAGPDSHPDPARRWVAPVAGGVTYVLLGLGAGVATALVAAAPPILIIAVAGLALLSAFATGLVSAFEAPETRLTAAVTLIVVASGVVVFGIGSAFWGLLVGALVMLVTRPRPATASPAPASPVEE from the coding sequence GTGCTGCAGCCGATCATCGCCGGGGTCATCGGCGCCCTCACGGGCTTCGCGAGTTCGTTCGCCCTCGTCATCGCGGGCCTGCTCGCGGTGGGGGCGAGTCCGGCCGAGGCGGCGAGCGGTCTGCTGGCCCTGTGCATCGGCCAGGCGCTGCTCGCGGGGCTGCTGTCGTGGCGGTTCCGCCTGCCGCTGAGCTTCGCGTGGTCGACACCGGGTGCCGCGCTGCTCGTCGCGGCCGAGGGCACGACGGGCTCGTACGGTGCGGCGATCGGCGCGTTCATCGTGTGCGGGCTGCTCATTCTCGTGAGCGGGCTGTGGCCGTGGCTGGGCCGCACGATGACGCGCATCCCGATGCCGCTCGCGGGCGCGATGCTCGCCGGCATCCTCTTCCCCATCTGCATCGCGCCCGTCACGGCCGTCATCGAGCAGCCGCTGCTCGCGGCGCCCGTCATCGTCGTGTGGCTGCTGCTCGTGCGCTGGCTGCCGCGGTGGGCAGTGCCGGCTGCGATGCTCGTCGCCATCATCGGCGTGGTCGTGAGCGCGGGCGACGACTGGATGACCGGCGCGAGCCTCGCGCCCGCGCTGACCCTCACAATGCCGGCCCTCGACCCGCTCGTCATCGTGTCGCTCGGGCTGCCGCTCTACATCGTCACGATGGCGGGCCAGAACGTGCCGGGATTCGCCGTGCTCAGCACGCTCGGCTACCGCGAGGTGCCGGCGCGCACGATGCTCGCGGCGAGCGGCGCGGCGACGGCCCTCACGGCGCCGTTCGGCGGCTACGCGCTCAACCTCGCGGCCATCACGGCCGCGCTCATGGCCGGCCCCGACTCGCACCCCGATCCCGCTCGTCGCTGGGTCGCGCCGGTCGCGGGCGGCGTCACCTACGTGCTGCTCGGTCTGGGCGCCGGGGTCGCGACAGCTCTCGTGGCCGCGGCTCCGCCCATCCTGATCATCGCCGTGGCGGGGCTCGCGCTGTTGAGCGCCTTCGCGACGGGGCTCGTGAGCGCGTTCGAGGCGCCCGAGACCCGGCTGACGGCGGCCGTGACCCTTATCGTCGTCGCCTCGGGGGTCGTCGTCTTCGGCATCGGCAGCGCGTTCTGGGGGCTGCTCGTCGGGGCGCTCGTGATGCTCGTCACTCGGCCGCGCCCGGCCACCGCGAGCCCTGCCCCGGCGTCACCCGTCGAGGAGTAG
- a CDS encoding TetR/AcrR family transcriptional regulator: MVANPLRRAQLSDAALAVLARSGLRGVTHRAVDAEAGVPAGTTSNYFADRARLLSALTERVYERLQPDAAVLQRLESQPRTRETFADYMRDIVRRATNEPTLILALWELRIESTRNPDVAELVGATVRRAFDFDVQYHRASGLPGDEVEVSLLHWAIDGLLMDTLGPAMGSSLDTDAAVDLLVERLVPTARA, encoded by the coding sequence ATGGTCGCCAACCCGCTCCGCCGCGCGCAGCTCAGCGACGCCGCGCTGGCCGTGCTCGCGAGGTCGGGCCTGCGCGGCGTCACCCACCGTGCGGTCGATGCCGAGGCCGGGGTGCCCGCGGGAACCACGTCGAACTACTTCGCCGATCGGGCCCGGTTGCTCAGCGCGCTCACCGAGCGCGTCTACGAACGATTGCAGCCCGATGCCGCGGTGCTGCAGCGCCTCGAGTCGCAGCCGCGCACCCGCGAGACCTTCGCCGACTACATGCGCGACATCGTGCGGCGCGCCACGAACGAACCGACCCTGATCCTGGCGCTGTGGGAACTGCGCATCGAGTCGACTCGCAATCCCGACGTCGCTGAGCTCGTCGGGGCTACCGTGCGGCGCGCCTTCGACTTCGATGTGCAGTACCACCGGGCCTCCGGCCTGCCCGGGGACGAGGTCGAGGTGTCGCTGCTGCACTGGGCGATCGACGGACTGCTCATGGACACGCTCGGCCCCGCGATGGGGTCATCGCTCGACACCGACGCGGCGGTCGACCTGCTCGTGGAGCGGCTCGTGCCGACTGCTCGCGCCTAG
- a CDS encoding GNAT family N-acetyltransferase: MTDAVNALPLDETSRAALAAEGLRYAQLDTADTAAHDRWLQAAYRGLHFAAFTPDELADYRTGFGYARSIGVWDETGADASTPVATVASWRSPLSLGDARSVEAWAISLVHVAATHRRRGIARALLEGELRAAHAAGIPIAMLTVSEATIYGRWGFGPAAYCADYRIATAGLRVTAAAVGGRVHRVDAASLRPLAPVIAARAHERVGGEVPSDALHWDRAFALAARTASRAPQLRAARFDDASGEPQGFVLYSVAEHPDDFSAHTLTVEHLCAATDDALVALWRYVLDQDLVGTVQAALRPVDEPLPWLVSNPRAVQTVARREHLWLRVLDVPVALSARRYAAADSVLLRVTDSLGFAEGEWMLTTSTNGTATVTAHAGEPHGAVDRAVAIIDLGVEALGALLLGGTPVEALRVAGRLVEGAPGSAERLAAVLRPTRAPHLSTWF; the protein is encoded by the coding sequence ATGACCGACGCCGTCAACGCCCTGCCGCTCGATGAGACTTCGCGCGCGGCGCTCGCCGCTGAGGGATTGCGCTACGCGCAGCTCGACACCGCCGACACGGCTGCGCACGACCGCTGGCTGCAGGCGGCCTACCGAGGCCTGCACTTCGCGGCGTTCACGCCCGACGAGCTCGCGGACTACCGCACGGGCTTCGGCTACGCCCGGTCGATCGGGGTCTGGGATGAGACCGGTGCCGATGCGTCGACGCCGGTGGCGACGGTCGCCTCGTGGCGCTCGCCCCTGAGCCTCGGTGATGCGCGCAGCGTCGAGGCCTGGGCGATCAGCCTCGTGCACGTCGCCGCGACCCACCGCCGCCGCGGTATCGCGCGGGCGCTGCTCGAGGGCGAGCTGCGCGCGGCGCATGCGGCGGGCATCCCGATCGCGATGCTCACCGTCTCGGAGGCGACCATCTACGGGCGCTGGGGCTTCGGCCCTGCCGCGTACTGCGCCGACTACCGCATCGCTACGGCGGGGTTGCGGGTCACCGCCGCGGCGGTCGGCGGGCGCGTCCACCGTGTCGACGCCGCATCCCTGCGCCCTCTGGCCCCCGTGATCGCGGCCCGCGCGCACGAGCGCGTCGGGGGAGAGGTGCCGAGCGACGCGCTGCACTGGGACCGCGCCTTCGCCCTCGCCGCCCGCACGGCATCCCGCGCCCCGCAGCTGCGCGCCGCACGCTTCGACGACGCGAGCGGCGAGCCGCAGGGCTTCGTGCTCTACTCGGTCGCCGAGCACCCGGACGACTTCAGCGCCCACACCCTGACGGTCGAGCACCTGTGCGCCGCCACCGACGATGCGCTCGTCGCCCTCTGGCGCTACGTGCTCGACCAGGACCTGGTCGGTACCGTGCAGGCCGCCCTGCGCCCGGTCGACGAGCCGCTGCCGTGGCTGGTGTCGAACCCGCGCGCGGTGCAGACGGTCGCGCGCCGCGAGCACCTGTGGTTGCGCGTGCTCGACGTGCCCGTCGCCCTGAGCGCGCGCCGCTACGCCGCCGCCGATTCAGTACTGCTGCGGGTTACCGACTCGCTGGGCTTCGCCGAGGGCGAGTGGATGCTCACGACGAGCACCAACGGCACCGCCACGGTCACGGCGCACGCGGGCGAGCCGCACGGCGCCGTCGACCGTGCCGTGGCGATCATCGACCTCGGCGTCGAGGCGCTCGGCGCGCTGCTGCTCGGCGGCACTCCCGTCGAGGCGTTGCGCGTCGCCGGGCGGCTCGTCGAGGGCGCGCCGGGCTCGGCCGAGCGCCTCGCGGCGGTGCTGCGGCCGACGCGCGCGCCGCACCTCAGCACCTGGTTCTAG
- a CDS encoding NAD(P)H-dependent oxidoreductase translates to MHVLLVLDHPYGVGAGGDVPHRRSLVVAMLDAARDGLERAGHTHETIDLADLDPAMTDDDLVAWRRQTEPRADVAALQQRLAGADHLVLAFPVWWMSMPARTKGFLDRVLTPGFAFDEPVPGGRLHRRLHRLQGVTALVAMTTPSWLYTAWFGAPARRILDRGTFRLIGIPRVRWIAIDRSAQRGAASRQRALERVRRRFAALRPLTRQSASAVVSSS, encoded by the coding sequence ATGCACGTGCTTCTCGTTCTCGACCATCCCTACGGCGTCGGTGCAGGTGGCGACGTGCCGCACCGCCGCAGCCTCGTGGTGGCCATGCTCGACGCCGCGCGCGACGGGCTCGAGCGCGCCGGGCACACGCACGAGACGATCGACCTCGCCGACCTCGACCCCGCCATGACCGACGACGACCTCGTCGCGTGGCGCCGGCAGACCGAGCCCCGGGCCGACGTCGCGGCGCTGCAGCAGCGGCTCGCGGGCGCCGACCACCTCGTGCTCGCGTTCCCGGTGTGGTGGATGTCGATGCCGGCCCGCACGAAAGGCTTCCTCGACCGCGTGCTCACGCCCGGGTTCGCGTTCGACGAGCCCGTGCCGGGCGGGCGGCTGCACCGCCGCCTGCACCGCTTGCAGGGCGTCACCGCGCTCGTGGCGATGACGACGCCGTCGTGGCTCTACACGGCCTGGTTCGGCGCCCCGGCCCGGCGCATTCTCGACCGCGGCACGTTCCGCCTCATCGGCATCCCCCGCGTGCGCTGGATCGCGATCGACCGCTCCGCGCAGCGCGGCGCGGCGTCGCGGCAGCGCGCCCTCGAGCGGGTGCGACGGCGGTTCGCGGCCCTGCGGCCCCTCACCCGTCAGTCGGCGTCGGCGGTCGTCTCGAGCTCGTAG